One region of Bosea sp. 29B genomic DNA includes:
- a CDS encoding ABC transporter ATP-binding protein yields the protein MTGIECRSICAEAGGKRLLDGVSLSFSLGTLTGLVGPNGAGKSTLLRVLAGYRRPDAGQVLWQGRDLAEWPAAERGATAGYLPQQLEPAWNYSVEEIIALGASRAAASRPIADLITEHGLNDLANRRWSALSGGERARTMLAATVASRPRIILADEPGASLDIRHRLDLAHRLQSLAETAVVVVIMHDLDLAARFCDHIVLLDAGRVAADADAEAVVADPQFERTFHIRLQREALDRDHDWLIGLNAQS from the coding sequence ATGACCGGGATCGAATGCCGTTCGATCTGCGCCGAGGCCGGTGGCAAGCGGCTGCTCGACGGTGTTTCGCTGAGCTTCAGCCTGGGCACCCTGACAGGCCTCGTCGGGCCCAACGGCGCTGGCAAGTCGACGCTGCTGCGCGTCCTCGCGGGCTATCGCCGGCCGGATGCCGGGCAGGTGCTCTGGCAGGGCCGCGACCTGGCAGAGTGGCCGGCAGCCGAACGCGGAGCGACGGCCGGCTATCTCCCGCAGCAGCTCGAGCCCGCCTGGAATTATTCGGTCGAGGAGATCATCGCGCTGGGAGCGAGCCGCGCTGCCGCCTCACGTCCGATTGCTGATCTCATCACCGAGCATGGCTTGAACGATCTCGCGAACCGCCGCTGGAGCGCGCTGTCGGGCGGCGAGAGAGCGCGAACAATGCTTGCCGCGACCGTCGCCTCGCGTCCGCGCATTATCCTCGCGGACGAACCCGGCGCCAGCCTGGACATCCGCCACAGGCTCGACCTGGCACATCGGCTGCAGTCGCTGGCCGAGACAGCAGTGGTCGTGGTGATCATGCACGACCTCGACCTCGCGGCCCGCTTCTGCGACCACATCGTGCTGCTTGATGCCGGGCGCGTGGCGGCCGATGCAGATGCGGAGGCGGTGGTTGCCGATCCCCAATTCGAACGGACTTTTCACATTCGGCTGCAGCGAGAGGCCCTCGATCGCGATCACGACTGGTTGATCGGGCTCAACGCGCAATCGTGA
- a CDS encoding class I SAM-dependent methyltransferase encodes MPAALPLSTRANASSLDPLALYASAIDTSDYASRVAPLIRQLAPGIADLVDVGAGGGQLGAAIRGEGAAWTAIEPSPVMQGRLALRAERPQIIPLSWDDERIICEPADTVLAATMPGYFHDPLAFLACCRRWARRQIVWVVPAQATPKGLILAACLPHDWHGEDETPGIDLVLPRLGSDLPDRSDATDWTFSLVLPDLAAFAAFQADRLGWTPGDPRRPQLFEHLHKQAVPTPAGFRLSCHRRSAILVWNLS; translated from the coding sequence ATGCCTGCTGCTCTTCCTCTCTCCACTCGGGCGAATGCCAGTTCGCTCGATCCTCTCGCGCTCTATGCCAGTGCGATCGATACCTCCGACTATGCGTCGCGCGTGGCGCCGCTGATCCGACAGCTGGCTCCGGGGATCGCCGATCTCGTCGATGTCGGCGCAGGCGGCGGCCAGCTCGGCGCGGCCATACGCGGCGAAGGCGCGGCCTGGACCGCGATCGAGCCGTCACCGGTGATGCAGGGGCGTCTCGCGCTCCGAGCCGAGCGGCCCCAGATCATCCCGCTCAGCTGGGATGATGAGCGCATTATCTGCGAGCCCGCCGACACGGTCCTCGCGGCGACGATGCCAGGTTATTTCCACGATCCACTCGCCTTCCTCGCGTGCTGCCGCCGCTGGGCGCGCCGGCAGATCGTCTGGGTCGTGCCGGCGCAGGCGACTCCGAAGGGGCTGATCCTCGCCGCCTGCCTGCCGCACGACTGGCATGGCGAGGACGAGACGCCGGGCATCGATCTGGTGCTGCCGCGGCTCGGCTCCGACCTGCCCGACCGGTCCGATGCGACGGACTGGACCTTCTCGCTGGTGCTGCCGGACCTTGCCGCCTTCGCGGCGTTCCAGGCCGACCGTCTGGGCTGGACGCCTGGCGATCCGCGCCGGCCTCAGCTCTTCGAACACCTCCACAAGCAAGCTGTGCCGACGCCGGCCGGCTTTCGCCTCTCCTGCCATCGCCGCTCGGCCATCCTCGTCTGGAACCTGTCATGA
- a CDS encoding (2Fe-2S) ferredoxin domain-containing protein: MSQADDMSPPAPATVLLLARSAITAPPLKEMERLRAALAPRPGVHEALFAFSEQGSPSLRHALDKLVAAGCDRLVILPMLIPAEPNFQAWLTRTLTRWRSRDERPWPAIEIATLLPNETSLISLLDLALAAERTELSLGSAKVSPEGSLVPAQKRRVLACMGGPCNVAGAEVIWGHLRNEQDRLSLRTSGDGCMSAKTSCLGPCNLAPVVQVWPEGTNYGGVDEAAVDRIIAEHILGGCPVADLAYEPTGKKQFLRARKA, from the coding sequence GTGAGCCAAGCTGACGATATGTCGCCGCCCGCGCCGGCCACGGTGCTGTTGCTCGCGCGCTCGGCGATCACCGCGCCGCCGCTCAAGGAGATGGAACGGTTGCGCGCTGCGCTCGCGCCGCGCCCCGGCGTGCATGAAGCCCTGTTCGCCTTTTCCGAGCAGGGCTCGCCATCGCTGCGGCACGCGCTCGACAAGCTGGTCGCCGCCGGCTGCGACCGGCTGGTCATCCTGCCCATGCTGATCCCGGCCGAGCCGAATTTCCAGGCCTGGCTCACGCGCACTTTGACCCGTTGGCGCTCGCGCGACGAACGGCCCTGGCCCGCCATCGAGATCGCGACCTTGCTGCCGAACGAAACGAGCCTCATCTCGCTGCTCGACTTGGCGCTTGCGGCCGAGCGGACCGAGCTTTCTCTCGGCTCCGCCAAGGTTTCTCCGGAAGGCTCGCTCGTGCCGGCACAGAAGCGGCGCGTGCTGGCCTGCATGGGCGGCCCCTGCAATGTCGCGGGAGCCGAGGTGATCTGGGGCCACCTCCGCAACGAGCAGGATCGCCTGTCCCTGCGGACCTCCGGCGATGGCTGCATGAGCGCCAAGACGAGCTGCCTCGGCCCATGCAATCTGGCGCCGGTCGTGCAGGTCTGGCCCGAAGGCACCAATTATGGCGGGGTCGATGAGGCCGCGGTCGACCGGATCATCGCAGAGCACATCCTCGGCGGCTGCCCGGTGGCGGATCTCGCCTATGAACCGACCGGCAAGAAGCAGTTCTTGCGAGCCCGCAAAGCCTGA
- a CDS encoding ribonucleotide-diphosphate reductase subunit beta, with amino-acid sequence MLDWSDTKPVPAANPAILTAPAPEATGLGEIDRSGGRVSVDEKRMINCRADVNQLLPLKYKWAWEKYLAGCNNHWMPTEVSMQADIALWKSKDGLTEDERRMLKRNLGFFAASESLVANNIVLAIYRHLTNPECRQYLLRQAFEEAIHTHTFQYIVESLGLDEGELFNMYREVPSITDKAAWALKHTQNIEDPDFQTGTPDNDQALLRDLITFYVIFEGMWFYTGFAQILSLGRRNKMVGIAEQYQYILRDESIHLNFGIDVINQIKIENPHLWTKAFQDEVRGMIRDAAELEAAYGRDTMPRGFLGLNAALCEQYMHFIANRRCGQLGLTPVFAETENPFPWMSEAMDLKKEKNFFETRVIEYQNGGALSWE; translated from the coding sequence ATGCTCGACTGGTCCGACACCAAGCCGGTGCCCGCCGCCAACCCCGCCATCCTGACCGCCCCCGCTCCCGAAGCCACCGGCCTTGGCGAGATAGACCGCAGTGGCGGGCGCGTCAGCGTCGACGAGAAGCGGATGATCAACTGCCGTGCCGACGTGAACCAGCTCTTGCCCCTGAAGTATAAATGGGCCTGGGAGAAATACCTTGCCGGCTGCAACAACCACTGGATGCCGACCGAGGTCTCGATGCAGGCCGATATCGCGCTGTGGAAGTCGAAGGACGGGCTGACCGAGGACGAGCGGCGCATGCTCAAGCGCAATCTCGGCTTCTTCGCCGCGTCCGAGAGCCTCGTCGCCAACAACATCGTGCTGGCGATCTACCGTCATCTCACCAACCCGGAATGCCGGCAGTATCTGCTGCGACAGGCCTTCGAGGAGGCGATCCATACCCACACCTTCCAGTACATCGTCGAGAGCCTCGGTCTCGACGAGGGCGAGCTGTTCAACATGTATCGTGAGGTGCCCTCGATCACCGACAAGGCGGCCTGGGCGCTGAAGCACACGCAGAACATCGAGGACCCCGACTTCCAGACCGGGACGCCCGACAACGACCAGGCGCTGCTGCGCGACCTGATCACCTTCTACGTGATCTTCGAGGGCATGTGGTTCTACACCGGTTTCGCGCAGATCCTCTCGCTCGGCCGGCGCAACAAGATGGTGGGGATCGCCGAGCAGTACCAGTACATCCTGCGCGACGAGAGCATCCACCTGAACTTCGGCATCGACGTGATCAACCAGATCAAGATCGAGAACCCGCATCTCTGGACCAAGGCCTTCCAGGACGAGGTCCGCGGCATGATCCGCGATGCGGCCGAGCTCGAAGCCGCCTATGGCCGGGATACGATGCCGAGAGGTTTCCTCGGCCTCAATGCGGCGCTCTGCGAGCAGTACATGCACTTCATCGCCAACCGCCGCTGCGGCCAGCTCGGGCTCACTCCCGTCTTCGCCGAGACCGAGAACCCGTTCCCCTGGATGAGCGAGGCGATGGACCTGAAGAAGGAGAAGAACTTCTTCGAGACCCGCGTCATTGAATATCAGAATGGCGGCGCGCTGAGCTGGGAGTGA
- a CDS encoding TonB-dependent receptor — translation MTRPTSRKACLLAVTCLTASAPALAQTEIKLDELVVTATGRPEPRSSIPGTVQVIDAAQIERTHAQSLTDLLAENAVGFFSQWTPGQTSINIRGGATDGQGKDFRSQVLVLMNGRRAGTANLSKLSTADVERIEIIRGPSSVVYGSQNIGGVINIILKTGRTAPGTMIEGAGGSWGLLQGKAQTGGLYDSIDYYAGISGGTRDDYRSGRGGSKMENTGWKRLGVAGALGLQINPDHRIETTLRTDGIYDVGFRGSGANTISQEDRYNNSFDVTYRGQLPGGQYRWMLQGYAVQDVDNFRWASPVIRGGTGLPAAGTAADYNRRELNVIGTRFQPSMTLWAGNDLLAGWDWERSTLRLTRDRIGVPGNPLTPVSPQDNNQSETVNALYVEDSQKLFDDRVTLRAGVRRTFGTTSFEYTPNLAGQRPREVDYQATTYSTGVTFKATDRLTFRVGYATGFRAPTATELAADFNTLGGGRIFGNPSLKPETSEQVEAGAAYAGEGWRLDLAIFQNVISDRIITRARPGVANTSDYANNSGDVVVRGVELQTDADILKLAGYSDTPWRWSVFGNGAWNFGMEDKGAAVTANSRKPERMYQYQAAIGTRLGQSGVQYPWSVQVSGTLYGPIWYNTEENLVATAEPNRDWIHRKSPFWVWNVRGEVEIAKGVKLFALVNNLFNKNEHPIFIGLDKRPYKLDSRFANGGYGTSMPGLEVQAGLQARF, via the coding sequence ATGACCCGCCCGACTTCCCGCAAGGCCTGCCTGCTTGCCGTGACCTGCCTGACGGCGAGTGCCCCTGCCCTCGCCCAGACCGAGATCAAGCTCGATGAGCTCGTCGTGACGGCGACGGGACGCCCCGAACCGCGCAGCAGCATTCCCGGCACTGTCCAGGTCATCGACGCCGCGCAGATCGAGCGCACCCATGCGCAGTCGCTCACCGACCTGCTGGCCGAGAATGCCGTGGGCTTCTTCAGCCAGTGGACGCCCGGGCAGACCTCGATCAACATCCGCGGCGGTGCCACCGACGGGCAAGGCAAGGACTTCCGCAGCCAGGTGCTGGTGCTGATGAACGGCCGGCGCGCCGGCACGGCAAACCTGTCCAAGCTGTCGACGGCCGATGTCGAGCGCATCGAGATCATCCGCGGCCCGTCCTCGGTCGTCTATGGCAGCCAGAACATCGGCGGCGTGATCAACATCATCCTGAAGACCGGCCGCACCGCGCCAGGCACGATGATCGAGGGAGCCGGCGGCTCCTGGGGGCTCCTGCAGGGCAAGGCCCAGACCGGCGGGCTCTATGACAGCATCGACTACTACGCCGGCATCTCCGGCGGCACCCGCGACGACTACCGGTCCGGCCGCGGCGGCTCGAAGATGGAGAACACCGGCTGGAAGCGTCTCGGCGTTGCCGGCGCGCTCGGCCTGCAGATTAATCCGGACCACCGCATCGAGACGACGCTGCGGACCGACGGCATCTACGATGTCGGTTTCCGCGGCTCCGGCGCCAACACGATCAGCCAGGAGGATCGCTACAACAACTCCTTCGACGTCACCTATCGGGGACAGCTCCCCGGCGGACAGTATCGCTGGATGCTGCAGGGCTATGCCGTGCAGGATGTCGACAATTTCCGCTGGGCCTCGCCGGTCATCCGTGGCGGCACCGGCTTGCCGGCGGCCGGCACGGCGGCCGATTACAACCGGCGTGAGCTGAATGTCATCGGCACGCGCTTCCAGCCGAGCATGACGCTCTGGGCTGGCAACGACCTGCTCGCCGGCTGGGATTGGGAGCGCAGCACCCTGCGCTTGACCCGTGACCGCATTGGCGTTCCCGGCAATCCGCTGACGCCGGTCTCGCCGCAGGACAACAACCAGTCCGAGACCGTCAACGCACTCTATGTCGAGGATTCGCAGAAGCTCTTCGACGACCGCGTCACATTGCGCGCCGGTGTGCGCCGGACTTTCGGCACGACCAGCTTCGAATACACGCCGAACCTCGCCGGCCAGCGCCCGCGCGAGGTCGACTATCAGGCGACGACCTATTCGACCGGCGTGACCTTCAAGGCGACTGACCGGCTGACCTTCCGCGTCGGCTACGCGACCGGGTTCCGGGCGCCGACCGCGACGGAGCTCGCAGCGGACTTCAACACGCTGGGCGGCGGGCGCATCTTCGGCAATCCGTCGCTGAAGCCGGAAACGAGCGAGCAGGTCGAGGCCGGAGCCGCCTATGCCGGAGAAGGCTGGCGGCTGGATCTGGCGATCTTCCAGAACGTCATTTCCGATCGCATCATCACGCGCGCCCGGCCGGGCGTGGCCAACACCTCCGATTATGCGAACAACTCCGGCGATGTCGTCGTGCGCGGCGTCGAACTGCAGACCGATGCCGATATCCTGAAGTTGGCGGGATATAGCGACACGCCCTGGCGCTGGTCCGTGTTCGGCAACGGCGCCTGGAACTTCGGCATGGAGGACAAGGGCGCCGCCGTCACCGCCAACAGCCGCAAGCCGGAGCGCATGTACCAGTACCAGGCGGCGATCGGCACGCGCCTCGGCCAGAGCGGCGTGCAGTATCCGTGGTCGGTGCAGGTCTCGGGCACGCTCTACGGGCCGATATGGTACAACACCGAGGAGAATCTCGTCGCCACCGCGGAGCCGAACCGCGACTGGATCCACCGCAAGAGCCCGTTCTGGGTCTGGAACGTGCGTGGCGAGGTCGAGATAGCCAAGGGCGTGAAGCTGTTCGCGCTGGTCAACAACCTCTTCAACAAGAACGAGCACCCGATCTTCATCGGCCTCGACAAGAGGCCCTACAAGCTCGACTCCCGCTTCGCCAATGGCGGCTACGGAACATCGATGCCGGGGCTTGAGGTCCAGGCCGGCCTGCAGGCCAGGTTCTGA
- a CDS encoding iron ABC transporter permease gives MKRLPLLMLAVLLALAFGAMAGHDWASPARLAAALSGDTSLQSQLLVVWRLPRVLAAALVGALLGLGGAIFQGVFRNPLAEPYLLGSAGGAAIGATIALLVPLGLPAGPALAGLSFLGAWGATWLVLAIAGLHGRPDTAGLLLAGVAIAAMLGGLRSFLMLALSDDTVNLQVVLSWTLGGIQTPDQSGLLLLTGLVIVALALSLRLARGLDLLGLGEEQAFAFGLDPARFVRIAVLVGAGIVAAAVAYGGLVAFVGLIAPHLARWWSGPRHAAMLPASALIGAALVCACDAIARAVLPPAEVPLGLITALFGGPFFLLLLARRLRA, from the coding sequence ATGAAGCGCCTCCCTCTTCTCATGCTTGCCGTCCTGCTGGCGCTCGCCTTCGGCGCCATGGCGGGCCATGACTGGGCGAGTCCTGCTCGGCTGGCCGCCGCCTTGTCGGGCGATACGTCGCTGCAAAGCCAGCTCCTGGTGGTCTGGCGGCTGCCGCGCGTCTTGGCGGCGGCGCTGGTTGGCGCGCTGCTGGGGCTGGGCGGTGCGATCTTCCAGGGCGTGTTCCGCAACCCGCTGGCCGAGCCTTATCTGCTCGGCTCCGCCGGAGGCGCTGCTATCGGCGCGACCATCGCGCTCCTCGTGCCGCTCGGCCTGCCGGCCGGGCCGGCCCTTGCCGGATTGTCCTTCCTCGGCGCCTGGGGCGCGACCTGGCTGGTCCTCGCCATCGCCGGTCTGCATGGACGGCCGGACACTGCGGGGCTGTTGCTTGCCGGCGTCGCGATCGCCGCGATGCTGGGGGGGCTACGGTCTTTCCTGATGCTGGCCCTCTCCGATGACACCGTGAATCTCCAGGTCGTGCTGAGCTGGACTCTGGGCGGCATCCAGACGCCGGATCAGTCCGGGCTGCTGTTGCTCACCGGCTTGGTCATTGTCGCACTCGCCTTGTCACTGAGGCTGGCGCGTGGGCTCGACCTGCTTGGCCTCGGCGAAGAGCAGGCCTTCGCCTTCGGGCTCGATCCCGCCCGCTTCGTCCGGATCGCGGTCCTGGTCGGCGCCGGCATCGTCGCCGCGGCCGTGGCTTATGGCGGCCTCGTCGCTTTCGTCGGTTTGATCGCGCCGCATCTGGCGCGCTGGTGGTCGGGGCCGCGCCATGCCGCCATGCTGCCGGCGAGCGCGTTGATTGGAGCCGCGCTCGTCTGCGCTTGCGACGCGATCGCGCGCGCCGTGCTGCCGCCGGCCGAAGTCCCGCTCGGGCTGATCACGGCGCTGTTCGGCGGGCCATTCTTCCTGCTGCTGCTGGCGCGGAGGCTCAGGGCATGA
- a CDS encoding helix-turn-helix transcriptional regulator, producing the protein MASTQPELYKALFQALIQARKDAGITQVELAARIGRRQTFVSKYETEERRLDVAEYIAIARAMGVEPYGMMQMVK; encoded by the coding sequence TTGGCTTCAACCCAACCCGAACTCTACAAGGCTCTGTTCCAGGCGCTTATCCAAGCGCGCAAGGATGCCGGTATCACGCAGGTCGAGCTGGCCGCGCGCATCGGGCGCCGGCAGACCTTCGTGTCGAAATACGAGACTGAGGAACGGCGGCTCGATGTGGCCGAGTACATCGCGATAGCGAGGGCGATGGGCGTCGAGCCTTACGGGATGATGCAAATGGTAAAGTAA
- a CDS encoding ABC transporter substrate-binding protein, translating into MTRLRRLGLILALIPAICSAGAAEPVRLTDALGRVVEITRAPQRIVPIFASNTELVAALGLSDRVVGIEAYTRYPPEVLDRPQVGGRLGFSVDAIVAQRPELLIVTPSRQAMHLLIEPMRRLGIPVIVLLSRSVAEVMANLRLVGRATGEPDQGDAVAKALEQRLAIVEAAAPMKRPSVVMITGRLGNGLVLVARADSYTGDAMVKAGGRHALERTIVAQVSPEAVIAADPDILLFAGRRDELDALVAQPGWRLLRAVRSGSAHLVARAEFLIPGPRTVDGIEKLAALLRRAAQP; encoded by the coding sequence ATGACGCGCCTGCGCCGGCTCGGCCTGATCCTGGCACTGATTCCCGCGATCTGCTCTGCGGGGGCCGCCGAACCCGTTCGGCTGACCGACGCGCTCGGGCGGGTGGTGGAGATCACTCGCGCGCCGCAGCGGATCGTGCCGATCTTCGCCTCGAACACCGAGCTCGTCGCGGCGCTCGGCCTGTCTGACCGGGTCGTCGGCATCGAGGCCTATACGCGCTATCCGCCGGAGGTCCTCGACCGGCCTCAGGTCGGCGGACGGCTCGGCTTCTCGGTCGATGCCATCGTCGCGCAACGGCCGGAGCTGCTGATCGTCACGCCCTCGCGCCAGGCGATGCACCTGCTGATCGAGCCGATGCGCCGGCTTGGCATTCCCGTGATCGTGCTGCTCAGCCGCAGCGTCGCGGAGGTGATGGCCAATTTGCGCCTGGTCGGCCGGGCGACGGGAGAGCCAGATCAGGGCGATGCCGTCGCCAAGGCACTTGAGCAGCGCCTCGCGATCGTCGAAGCCGCCGCCCCTATGAAGCGACCCAGCGTAGTGATGATCACCGGGCGTCTTGGCAATGGGCTGGTGCTGGTGGCGCGCGCCGACAGCTATACCGGCGATGCCATGGTCAAGGCCGGCGGGCGCCATGCCCTGGAGCGGACCATCGTCGCGCAGGTCTCGCCCGAGGCGGTGATCGCTGCCGATCCCGACATCCTACTCTTCGCCGGCCGCAGGGACGAGCTCGACGCATTGGTCGCTCAGCCCGGTTGGCGTCTGCTGCGCGCCGTCCGCAGCGGCAGCGCCCATCTGGTCGCGCGCGCCGAATTCCTGATCCCCGGGCCGCGCACGGTCGACGGCATCGAGAAGCTGGCAGCGCTGCTGCGGCGGGCGGCCCAGCCATGA